The genomic DNA CTGGCGGGGCTGAAGATCATTCTGCCGGCGACGCCGGCCGATGCGAAGGGCCTGCTGAAAAGCGCCATCCGCGACAACAACCCGGTCGTCTCGTTCGAGTGCAGCCGCTTGAATGCCGTCAGCGGTCCCGTGCCTGAAGGCGAGCATCTGGTGCCGCTCGGAGCCGCCGAGGTCAAGCGCCCCGGCAACGACGTGACGGTGGTGGGCTTGGCATTCTACGTCCAGGAATCGCTCGCACTCGCCGCTGTGCTCGAGAACGAGGGCGTATCGGTCGAGGTCATCGATCCGCGCACGCTGGTGCCGCTCGATGTCCAGACCATCCGCGCCTCGGTTCGCAAGACCGGACGGCTCGTCATCGTCGACGAGGCGCCGGCGACGTGTTCGGCGGCCTCGGAGATCGCCGCGGCCGTGCTCGAAGACCGCGAGACGTTTCACGCGTTGAAAGCGCCCGTGCAGCGTGTTTGTGCCGCGCCCGTCCCCGTGCCCTACAGCCCGGTGCTGGAACGAGCGGCACTGCCGGATCGCGCTCGCATCGCGGACGCGATCAGGCGCGTGCTGAACGAAAGCCGCCCGGCATAAGCGAGAAGCCGCCACGCAACTCCAGCGGCGGCACGGCGGTCGGGCTCCGGCGGGCGCCGGTTTACGAGCAGGCGCGTCTACGGGCAGTTCATCGTAGCGATGCATCGCGCAGCAAGCGGCGGTCCAACGCGCGTGCCGGGCATGACTGTTTCGGATTACTGGAGGAGGCATGAGATGGACGATCGCGACATGTATCAGAAAGGTTTGAGCATTCGCCAGGAGATGTTCGGTGCCGACGTCGTTGCGCGCCGCATGGCAGCCGCCGGTGAGTTCGGTGCGCCGCTGCAGAAGCTCATCAACCAATATGCGTACGGTGAGGTCTGGGGCCGCGAAGCGATTCCACGCAAGATGCGCAGCCTCCTTGCACTCGCCATGACTTGCGCGCTGAATCGTCCCAACGAGTTGCGCATCCATTTGCGCGGCGCTCTGAAAAACGGCTGCAGCACCGACGAGATCCGGGAAGTGTTGCTGCAAGTGGCGATCTACTGTGGCATTCCCGCCTCGCTCGAAGCGCACAACATGGCCACGGAGATCTTTGCCGAGGAAGCCGGCACCGCCACGAAGGTCGACTATTGAGCATCCCGGGCCCACGGGGGCACCCGGTGTCTCGATTCTGTTTCTCGAGAGAGCCCCGGGGGTCGGCGAACTGCTATAGCGCCATACCGAGCGCATGCCCACCAGCCGTCGCAGCCAGCAGGCCTTGCGGCAAGGCGCAGTCGCCGGCGAGGCGCACATCGATTCCGCCGGC from Betaproteobacteria bacterium includes the following:
- a CDS encoding 4-carboxymuconolactone decarboxylase; amino-acid sequence: MDDRDMYQKGLSIRQEMFGADVVARRMAAAGEFGAPLQKLINQYAYGEVWGREAIPRKMRSLLALAMTCALNRPNELRIHLRGALKNGCSTDEIREVLLQVAIYCGIPASLEAHNMATEIFAEEAGTATKVDY
- a CDS encoding alpha-ketoacid dehydrogenase subunit beta — translated: MRQLTFSQALDEAVAEEMRRDERVITLGTDFTGDPLAEFGPRRVRFTPISESVLTGMGLGAAASGYRPIVNWRMVTFSFVAMDQVVNQASKIRYMFGGQADFPVTYRCSTGGGMGLAAQHSQSPYSMWMHLAGLKIILPATPADAKGLLKSAIRDNNPVVSFECSRLNAVSGPVPEGEHLVPLGAAEVKRPGNDVTVVGLAFYVQESLALAAVLENEGVSVEVIDPRTLVPLDVQTIRASVRKTGRLVIVDEAPATCSAASEIAAAVLEDRETFHALKAPVQRVCAAPVPVPYSPVLERAALPDRARIADAIRRVLNESRPA